A genomic region of Eucalyptus grandis isolate ANBG69807.140 chromosome 5, ASM1654582v1, whole genome shotgun sequence contains the following coding sequences:
- the LOC120293926 gene encoding uncharacterized protein LOC120293926 gives MGDVGFIDKHGWVWVIGRESGRIKTGGKNVYPDEDKSLSGVINFEAASEDEIKQVVMLAKIAVNFIDKHGWVWVIGRESGRIKTGGKNVYPEEKTLTRAPRSRGGRATIAQRSYGGHGVTIKSDVYSFGVIFVELLTKRKPASSVADKSGDSINIIPYFISYVKDNSLSGVINFGAASEDEIKQVEMLAKIAVKCLDQNNRKRPRMSEVAQQLPPIHQSSTVAVEPNFEVAETICPTVEFPVTHCLSCLGLDQGCCYI, from the exons ATGGGTGATGTCGGTTTCATCGATAAGCATGGTTGGGTGTGGGTCATTGGTCGAGAAAGTGGTCGAATCAAGACTGGGGGAAAAAATGTTTACCCTGATGAG GACAAGTCCCTCTCTGGTGTCATAAATTTTGAGGCTGCTAGTGAAGATGAAATCAAGCAAGTAGTAATGCTTGCTAAGATTGCAGTGAA TTTCATCGATAAGCATGGTTGGGTGTGGGTCATTGGTCGAGAAAGTGGTCGAATCAAGACTGGGGGAAAAAATGTTTACCCTGAAGAG AAAACATTGACCAGAGCTCCACGGTCGCGCGGTGGTCGTGCGACGATCGCGCAGCGGTCGTACGGTGGACATGGGGTGACAATCAAGAGTGACGTATACAGCTTTGGAGTTATCTTTGTGGAGTTACTCACCAAAAGGAAACCTGCAAGTTCTGTTGCTGATAAGTCTGGAGACTCAATCAATATCATCCCTTATTTCATCTCTTATGTGAAGGACAATTCCCTCTCTGGTGTCATAAATTTTGGGGCTGCTAGTGAAGATGAAATCAAGCAAGTAGAAATGCTTGCTAAGATTGCAGTGAAGTGCTTGGATCAAAACAATAGAAAGAGGCCAAGAATGAGTGAAGTGGCCCAGCAACTCCCCCCAATTCACCAGAGCTCGACGGTTGCAGTAGAGCCCAATTTCGAAGTGGCTGAAACAATCTGTCCCACTGTGGAGTTTCCAGTGACTCACTGTCTTTCTTGTCTAGGATTGGATCAAGGATGTTGCTACATTTGA
- the LOC104456430 gene encoding cyclin-H1-1-like isoform X1 — translation MVLDHFQETAKEEVDKIVVTDAPLFFPPGQLALAALRHANEVHRVLDYERYLENMLIRQNSIHSSTELIQHLNVIDSSVRTYKFPSEKDMKHINRKLRSCWGLSSHDDSKK, via the exons ATGGTTCTTGATCATTTCCAGGAAACTGCAAAAGAGGAGGTAGACAAAATTGTGGTTACTGATGCACCACTTTTCTTTCCTCCTGGACAG CTGGCATTGGCGGCTTTGCGTCATGCTAATGAGGTGCATAGAGTTCTGGACTATGAAAG ATACCTAGAGAACATGCTCATACGCCAAAATTCCATTCACAGCAGCACAGAGCTCATTCAGCATCTGAATGTGATAGATTCCTCG GTTAGGACATATAAATTCCCTTCTGAGAAAGATATGAAACACATCAACAGGAAGCTGAGGTCTTGTTGGGGCCTTAGTTCACATGATGA TAGTAAGAAATGA
- the LOC104456430 gene encoding cyclin-H1-1-like isoform X3, whose amino-acid sequence MHHFSFLLDSWHWRLCVMLMRYLENMLIRQNSIHSSTELIQHLNVIDSSVRTYKFPSEKDMKHINRKLRSCWGLSSHDDSKK is encoded by the exons ATGCACCACTTTTCTTTCCTCCTGGACAG CTGGCATTGGCGGCTTTGCGTCATGCTAATGAG ATACCTAGAGAACATGCTCATACGCCAAAATTCCATTCACAGCAGCACAGAGCTCATTCAGCATCTGAATGTGATAGATTCCTCG GTTAGGACATATAAATTCCCTTCTGAGAAAGATATGAAACACATCAACAGGAAGCTGAGGTCTTGTTGGGGCCTTAGTTCACATGATGA TAGTAAGAAATGA
- the LOC104456430 gene encoding cyclin-H1-1-like isoform X2 has product MVLDHFQETAKEEVDKIVVTDAPLFFPPGQLALAALRHANEVHRVLDYERYLENMLIRQNSIHSSTELIQHLNVIDSSVRTYKFPSEKVKVLIYIAIFPFKLWSCPLD; this is encoded by the exons ATGGTTCTTGATCATTTCCAGGAAACTGCAAAAGAGGAGGTAGACAAAATTGTGGTTACTGATGCACCACTTTTCTTTCCTCCTGGACAG CTGGCATTGGCGGCTTTGCGTCATGCTAATGAGGTGCATAGAGTTCTGGACTATGAAAG ATACCTAGAGAACATGCTCATACGCCAAAATTCCATTCACAGCAGCACAGAGCTCATTCAGCATCTGAATGTGATAGATTCCTCG GTTAGGACATATAAATTCCCTTCTGAGAAAG TAAAGGTACTCATCTATATagctatttttccttttaaactgTGGAGTTGTCCTCTGGACTGA